A genomic window from Lotus japonicus ecotype B-129 chromosome 1, LjGifu_v1.2 includes:
- the LOC130744946 gene encoding uncharacterized protein LOC130744946, producing MKTIANFGYDRPFGGKVVVLGGDFRQILPVISKGSQASIVGSTVTSSYLWKYCKVMKLTVNMRLRSASSSASAAEIREFAEWILKVGDGTVDTIDEDETTIEIPSNLLIGQGPDPLLELVNFAYPDLVANLENDLYFQERAILAPTLESVEQVNNYMLSKIPGVEREYLSYERMSGNKHA from the coding sequence ATGAAAACAATAGCAAATTTTGGTTACGACAGACCTTTCGGGGGTAAGGTTGTTGTATTGGGAGGAGACTTCAGGCAAATTCTTCCGGTTATTTCAAAAGGAAGTCAGGCTTCTATTGTGGGGTCGACAGTCACTTCATCCTACTTATGGAAATATTGCAAGGTGATGAAACTGACAGTAAACATGAGATTACGGAGCGCCTCATCCTCAGCGTCTGCTGCAGAGATAAGGGAGTTTGCAGAGTGGATTCTTAAGGTGGGCGACGGAACAGTTGACACCATCGACGAGGATGAAACCACGATTGAGATTCCGTCGAATTTGTTGATTGGACAAGGTCCTGATCCTCTTCTTGAATTAGTTAATTTTGCTTATCCGGACTTAGTCGCGAACTTGGAAAATGATTTGTACTTCCAAGAAAGAGCGATTCTCGCCCCGACCCTCGAGAGTGTCGAGCAAGTAAACAACTACATGTTGTCAAAGATTCCTGGTGTCGAGAGAGAGTACTTGAGCTATGAACGTATGAGTGGAAACAAACACGCATAA
- the LOC130746838 gene encoding F-box/kelch-repeat protein At3g23880-like, with translation MANDEKKNLTLPLPLSRDLIVEILLRLPVRSLLRLKCVCRSFFFISDPQFAKYHFDLSVEPTHRLLLRFLNEDKVESFDLDSSLDDNSAVVTLNLPPPCMSCDQNSLKFLGSCRGLMLLAYEYKRLIVWNPCTGFHKQILTGCDFLLGSLYGLGYDKSTDDYFVVIIGPVWSNAKIQTVSVKTNSWDFKDVNAQYTDLGYHYRHGVFLNDSLHWLVFSKDASFLVVIAFDLLDKGLSEIPLLPELAAPVLTAEGVPKFYHARVLGGCLSLCYKGGRRDRAEIWVMKEYKVQSSWTKAFVVTDYDIPGIHFYPIRFIEGGGVFGSNGNERLMKFNAEGKLLEHHKYREEIENVQNYFGMFRESDFKNIQKYFEMYTESLLLFPGEQPLLRDKKEATEVEEAMEVKAEGASGLPLYSVKSLTCDFKEADEEMVEVSDDDIEEESEEESTEEKEATEDEEAESTEDDNINCPKRKN, from the exons ATGGCGAACGATGAGAAGAAGAACCTCACTCTTCCTCTACCTCTATCTCGCGATTTGATAGTTGAAATTCTGCTGAGGTTACCGGTGAGATCTCTACTGCGCTTGAAATGCGTTTGTAGGTCATTCTTTTTCATTTCTGATCCCCAATTTGCTAAATACCATTTTGACCTTAGTGTTGAACCCACACATCGTCTTCTTCTTCGATTTCTCAATGAGGATAAAGTTGAATCCTTTGATCTAGATTCATCACTTGACGACAACTCTGCTGTTGTAACCCTCAATCTTCCTCCTCCATGCATGTCTTGTGATCAGAACTCTTTAAAATTCTTGGGTTCTTGCAGGGGGCTTATGCTTTTAGCCTATGAGTATAAACGGCTTATTGTGTGGAATCCGTGTACGGGTTTCCATAAACAAATTCTAACTGGTTGTGATTTCTTGCTAGGCTCTCTGTATGGTTTGGGGTATGACAAGTCAACTGATGACTATTTTGTAGTGATTATAGGACCGGTTTGGTCGAATGCTAAAATTCAGACTGTTTCTGTGAAAACCAATTCATGGGATTTCAAGGATGTTAATGCTCAATATACAGATCTTGGATATCATTACAGACATGGGGTGTTCTTGAACGACTCTCTTCATTGGCTGGTTTTTTCTAAGGATGCCAGTTTTCTTGTAGTTATTGCCTTTGATTTGTTAGACAAGGGTTTATCAGAGATTCCTCTGTTACCTGAATTAGCAGCGCCTGTGTTAACAGCGGAGGGTGTACCCAAATTTTATCATGCGAGGGTACTAGGAGGATGCCTCAGTCTGTGTTACAAAGGTGGTAGGCGTGATAGGGCTGAGATATGGGTCATGAAAGAATATAAAGTGCAGTCTTCTTGGACCAAGGCTTTTGTTGTGACTGATTATGACATTCCTGGCATACACTTTTACCCGATACGCTTCATTGAAGGTGGCGGAGTTTTTGGATCAAATGGCAATGAAAGATTGATGAAATTTAATGCTGAGGGAAAACTGCTTGAGCATCACAAATATAGGGAGGAAATAGAAAATGTTCAAAATTATTTTGGAATGTTTAGAGAGAGtgatttcaaaaatattcaaaaatattttgaaatgtaCACAGAGAGTCTGCTATTATTCCCTGGTGAACAACCACTCCTTCGTGACAAAAAGGAAGCAACGGAAgttgaggaagcaatggaagtaAAGGCAGAGGGAGCTAGTGGGCTGCCACTCTATAGTGTAAAATCACTCACTTGTGACTTCAAGGAAGCAGATGAAGAGATGGTGGAAGTATCTGATGATGACATAGAAGAGGAATCAGAAGAGGAATCGActgaagagaaggaagcaacTGAAGATGAGGAAGCGGAATCTACTGAAGATGACAATATCAACTGtccaaaaaggaaaaatta A